The following nucleotide sequence is from Salvia splendens isolate huo1 chromosome 2, SspV2, whole genome shotgun sequence.
ATATTGTGCACAAATGCCCTTACTTTCGAGGTACTTTGCAAATGGGCCCAGACATTGTCCGGACTCATTAAATTTTCCGTAGAATTCACCACCTCTATCTGATCtcacaacttttacttttctatcTAATTGCCTTTCCACTTCATCTATGAATATCTTCAAGACATTCACCGATTCTGCCTTTTCACGCAATAGATATATATAACCATATCGTGAGAAATCATCAATGAATgtgataaaataatttctaCCATCCCATGAAGGTGCATCAAAAGGACCACATATATCAGTATGAATTAACTCAAGAAGTTGAGAACTCCTTGTGGCTGGATTCTTTACTATGTGTTTAGTTTGTTTTCCCTTTATGCAATCTATGCACATATCTAGTTCACTAGAATCCAATTGAGGAAGAATTTCATTCTTTACCAACCTCATTATCCTTTCTTTGGATATGTGACCTAGTCTTTGATGCCACAAGTAAGCCGAACATTCACTTGACATACCACGTTTTATGCCTCTACTTTCAATATTAAATAAGGATTCAGAAAACTTTGCATCAAGATTGAAACTATAGAGTGAATCAAACAAAGTACCACTTCCATAGAAGTAATCATTTCTGTACAATGTGAATACACTATTTACAAACTTGATTTTAAAACCTAATCTATCCAACCTACTAACAGATACAAGATTTCTAGCACAATCTGGTACATAGAGACATTCCTTAAGATCTATATGACATCTTGTGTCTAAGATCAGTCTGTAGGTCCCGATGCCTTTAATTTGTGCCTTCATCCTGTTTCCTATGAACAAGTATTGTTCACTTCCTTTTATAGGCCGGATTGTATTGAATCCCTGTTCAATATGAGACACATGAGTAGTAGCACCAGAATCTAACCACCAAGTATTATTAGGCACTTCAATAAGATTCGATTCAAAGCAAACGAAACTGTTATGTTTACCTTTCTTATCAAACCATGAATTCTTTTCGGACAATCCTTCTTGAAGTGTCCCATTTCTCTACAGAAGAAACACTTCCTTTCCTTCTGGATCTTCTTTTCGGGACCTTTAGGATAAGAAGAATCCTTGCGTTTGTCCCTTTTACTTGTCTTTCCCTTACTGGTGCTTGCTCCTCCATGACCCATTAGATTCACAACTTAGCCACCCACCTTCTTTAGTCTCCCTTCCTCTTGTACCAACATGGCCTTTAGTTCTTTAAGGTCCCATTTATCTTTTATGGTGTTATAATTCACCTGGAACTGGCCAAATTCAATAGGAAGAGAGTTTATGATGAATTGAACCAAGAACTGTTCGTGAACCTCCATTCCCAAGGTCGAGAGCCTTGCTGCCAAGTTTGACATGTGTGTTACATGATCATGAATAGgctgtgaccagtcaaactttcTTGTAGTGAGTTCACTCATTAAGCTCCCTATAATTGACTTGTCGGTCAATTCCGATTGTGAACACTCCTTTATCTTTTCTATGAATTCCTTTGCACTCTCTGTCTTAGGCATAGATGGCTTAAAACTTTCCGCCATCGTCATCCTCATAAGATTGAGACTTAGCCTGTTAGAGCGCTCCCAAGTCTCATATCGAGACTTGTCCGTTTCGGAGCTCTCTTCCGTAATGGCTGCAGGCTCATCTTCCGTAAGTATGGCATGGTCAAGTGACATAACACCCAGTGAAAACCGGATCTGTTCTGACCATTCACCATAGTTCTGCCCATTGAACTTTACGACAGAGTTTGCAGATGCATATATATTAGACGAAGCTGCAACATTTACACATGCTTACAATTAGTGCTTTGAACTTTAAAACACCGATTCAGATAACTGTAATAACCTTTAAAcaacatgcattcaagcaacCTTTGGGCAATACTTAAACACACATACTATCATCGATGCTAGAATATACTTTAATGATCAATTGTATCATACACATATCAAATAAGCATGTTGCCTTTGGGTATACATACTACATGTGATACTGTAGACAAGATTAATCCTTTTCGTTTTATTAACTTATATACAATGATCCACCTTTGGGTGATCTCCAAGTATATAGATAATAAAGTTATTGACCAATCAACTTTCATGTCATTTAGCATCCTTTAATCatgatcaataaataaataaatttacatCCTTTTCCATAATCATAATATTATATAACAAGACCACTTTGGTGATTAACATGTCATATAACATCAATATGCAACTTAAAAGGATTAAAAATAACATGTACGGAATTGTTATTGGtgagtccagagagttcgcccgatcgggcgtttttATACCatctaaacgcccggtcgggtgtttaGCATCGAtgattccagaaagttcgcccggtcagGCATTTGTATACCgtctaaacgcccggtcgggcgttagCATCGAtgattccagagagttcgcccggttGGGTGTTTGTATACCGTctaaatgcccggtcgggcgtttgtaAACCGACGCATTTTTTGACAACGCCcgggtcgggcgttttctctgtATTCTGAATTCTCCCTTCGATTTTCATGTTTCAGCATTCCATGAAACAATCACCCAATGCGCAGCGGAATCAAATAACATCAAAACGAAATAAAGacattcatatttcattttgaAACACTTAAAAATTGGTGAATTAACCAAATCTAGATTGGCTTTGATACCAATTGTTAGCCATCTTTCGATGCTTTACCAGTTTCGATAATGAAATCTAATtctagatttgaattaattctaCCATAACATTTATACTATAAAGTGGGGATAGAATCACCAACCTCCGTCCATGCTTATTAATTTGATGTAGGGTTGGATCCACTATTTGATGTTTCCCCTTAAGCTGCTATTGATGTTTATCCTCTCCTTGACCTCAAGCCTTCTATTTGATCCCTTTAATGGATAAGGAATCAAGAGCactttgtatatatatgtgtataaaTATGTGTAATGCTAACTGTACACTGTAAGCATTTGTTGATGATGTTTATTTCATGCACAGACCATCTCTTTATATAGGCGAGAAGTGACTCTTCGTGAAGGGATCAACGGAGGTGTCTTTCCATTTGGAAACTTTACTGATCTAATATGGAAATCGACACATCGATTCGGTAGAATCAGTTTTTGAAACTGATTAGAAACTGATTCCTCACATTACACATATGCACGTCTATATATATTCATATACATGCAATACTTATACATGATTACAGTTAATTCATAATTAACTGCCATAATTATGGTCAACTTAATGCATGTACGACAACACACATATATAATCAACTcatttatacatacatatacttattctattagtatataatatatatatatatatatatatatatatatatatatatatatatatatatattataacatTATAATTAGAGGTAGGAGaggagggttatcaatacacccgattctaattctttaatcgaaaccgatccatcacggtaTCGTCTTTTATATTAGAATCCAATTGATATGTTTTGAACTTAATctttaatattaaaccaatatcTACATAGGTCACATATAGGAATAAATATTCCTACAAGCCTCTTTCACCATAATAAATCTCCGACTGTTCTCGTCCACTCGCTCCGGTTCCGAAACGTCCGGATGGTACTTTCTGGCCATTTTCTTGTACGTTTTTTTATGTCGGAAACCGAACTCACGCTCTCTCCAATTCCCAGCACTTCGTACAGTGACTCTGCGGTTACTGCGCTGGACGCCTCGATGCGGGCCTGGATTTGGGCCCTGTTCAGCCCGCATGAGCCCTTGATGGCCACTCTGGCGCTCGATACCTGTGAGGAGAAGGAAATGCGGGCTTCGGTCGATTGATTGGGCTTTGGGAGTGTGTAAATGGCTGATTTCTGGCCTGATGCTAAGATTTTACACTTCATTTTCTTGTGTGGATTGTTTTTGTGGGGGCTTTTATTATTTATTGGGCTTACAAAATTATAGGAtaacttaattttaattttgttttgatttggaAATTTCTTCAATTCTATGGGTGTAATAATGGTGTGACAGACAGGCTTGTTTCCAATATTCTTGTACACgcgttttaattttattattctctaGCAAAAGAAACCAACAAACTTATCACACAGTTTCATGAGAAATGAGACCAATGGCGCAATCAATTTTTTCACAttagtataattaattaatgcacAGTTTTATGAGACCAGTGGCGCATGAAACTGTTTGAGATGAGACCAGTGGCCATGCAATTGAAAACAAGGGGTGTCCATTCATGTTTTCAATATAATTCTCGAATATCATTTTTTCAGTtctctaaaaagaaaataagatgAATTTCACAAGAGTTTGCACTGGCAGAGGCTAAGGACGTGTTCACTTTCCTTGTTAGggaatgaaagagaaataatgGTCTGATTTACGTGGGTATGGCCCACTGAATTGAAATTGGGCATATGTGTTCACTTTGCAAGAAATGAACGCAGCTTTAAGAGTTGCAAGAGTGTGTGAGGACAAAAAATCCCTTATGAAAGAGAAAGGGGAATAAGGGGAATTGAAAAAGAAATGGGTAAAAAAGTAATCCTGCACTCAATTCTTGGTTACAATAAAGAACACTGATTTGAAAACCACCCTTTTTGAGAGAAATGTATCATGTGTAATTCTGATGAACAGTGCGGGCCCTAACTTTTTTCTAGGGCCACCAagaaatatataatgcaaactgaACACGGTAAAATGCATAGAATTGGGGTCAATTCTGCTCATTTCTTGAATAGCGAACATGCCCTAAGTGTTTGATTCTAGATTTTGACTTATTATACAATTGACCACGTCAATAGATTTAACCAAGAGTGATGCCTAATAGCCATAACGTGGTTGgccataaaaataaacaaatttagTAAAAAATAGTACATTAAGGACTTGTTCTGTTTGTCCAATAGGGTTTAGGGAAGATAAGGAGAGGCCAGATAAAAAAGTCACAAATTAGAAGTTGGGTTATTCATTACAGCTGTTTGGTTTGCTGTAAATCAAATACCACAATACCCAACCCTAAATTGGAGAACATATATTACAACTCATTTCCGCCTCTCTTCCATTTCAGCGTTCCACACTCGCCTCGCAAATTCCGTAGAAGCTATTTTCACTTTGTCCTGTTGAAGATGTCTGACTACATGCGTTCAAGGTTCACTTCTGCTGATGTGCCGAGTTCGCAAGGTACATATAGCTATCCCAGAATTTAATCAAAGAGAGTTTATTTTTGTAGGGTTCAACATCATTTCGTTTGGTAATTTATTTGAAAGCACCAGTGAATTCGCATTTCGTTCTTAGATCTTGCGGTGCTTTACAGTTTCAATTGGGTGATTTTTTTGTGGTTTAGTGAATTCCCGCCTTGGACGGTCAAGGAGAGGCAACGGTGACCGAACCCGCCGAACTTGGTCATACCGTGAGGAGGAGATTCTTGTGGTTGCGCTGAAGGACCTCGTCGTCACCGGATGGAAAGCCGATAATGGATTTCGGACAGGGTACCTTGGCAGACTCGAGGAAGCCCTAAAGAAGCATTACCACAACACTGACATCAAACCAACTCCTCATATTAACTCAAAGCTCACTTCCTGGAAAAGATTCTACAATTCTTTGCGTGGAATCTTGAGTCGTAGCGGTGTGGGGTTCAACCTCCACGACGACTACAAGATAGATTACGACGACGATCAGTGGTCGCAAATTGTCAAGGTACAAAATCTCGTTCTAATGGATATCATCATGTTTTCAAgttagttttaaaaataatactcaataTGTTTGCTTCACATTGGCAATTCTGATGGTGTACGTTATGTTACGAATTCCTATGTACAGCAAGACCCCCATGCTCGCTACATGAGGGATAAGAGCTGGCCATTCTGGGACCATTGGCAGGTCATCTTTGGTAAGGATAGGGCTGATGGGGGATCAGCTACTGGTTTGATGGATGCGGTGACACCGCCTCAGGCTCAAGCGATGGAGGTGGGATTGGCCACTCTGTTGGCTCTACTGATGTGCCCACTTCTCATCCACTGAGTCAGACCAACACTCCTCCTAATGCTCCGGTTGAAAGCTTAGGCAACACTAACCGTGAGAAAGCTGCTCGGACTACGGGTGGGAAAAAGAGAAAGGCTGACCATTCTATAGATGGTCTCATTGAACTGTTGGGGAAAATGAATGATGCCACCAATGCGAGGTTGGAGAGTTTATCCCACCGCATTGGTTATGAGTTCGATCTGAGCAAATCACAGAAGGAAGTATTTGCGGAACTAGGCCGCTTGCCTGGACTAACAAGGGAGCAAAAGTTTGATGCAGGGGAGATTATTCTGGAGAAGGTGGAAAGGTTGGATTTCTTTCTTGGGATGCCGGATGATGACCGTATCGCGTTCCTGTTTCGTGTGCTTGCGAAATATGGTTCGGGCTAGATGGGAGAATCTACAACGAGTGAAGGGGTGGCGTAGGTCGATGGCTTGCCTGATATAATTTATAAAGCCTATTTTCTgtctgaaattttttttttggaagccCCTCTTCAACGTTGGCCTGTTGCAATTGTCTGTAGATTATATTATTATCTATCATCTTTTGTAGGAAGAATCATGTTCTTGAACAACATTTGGAGACAATGCCCTACCTACTGTGCATTTGGTGTTTTTATATTCCTTTGAAAGCATATCCATGttaaaaaattatcaaagttctcaaaTGCTTGAAATGTATAAAGCGAAACATCTGATTAATACATTGAACTCTTGTGCTAGGTGGAAGCTTTAATATAATGTAACAACGTAACAAATTTATAAAACCAAGAGACTAGCACAAAAAAAGAATTTGGGTATGCAGCTGCATTTGAAGGAAAACCTTAATCAGTAAACGATTTCCTAGTATTCCTAAATCAGCTGCATTTGAAGGAAAACCTTAATCAGCAAATATTGATCACATTGA
It contains:
- the LOC121774189 gene encoding uncharacterized protein LOC121774189 codes for the protein MSDYMRSRFTSADVPSSQVNSRLGRSRRGNGDRTRRTWSYREEEILVVALKDLVVTGWKADNGFRTGYLGRLEEALKKHYHNTDIKPTPHINSKLTSWKRFYNSLRGILSRSGVGFNLHDDYKIDYDDDQWSQIVKQDPHARYMRDKSWPFWDHWQVIFGKDRADGGSATGLMDAVTPPQAQAMETNTPPNAPVESLGNTNREKAARTTGGKKRKADHSIDGLIELLGKMNDATNARLESLSHRIGYEFDLSKSQKEVFAELGRLPGLTREQKFDAGEIILEKVERLDFFLGMPDDDRIAFLFRVLAKYGSG